The following coding sequences are from one Methanococcoides orientis window:
- a CDS encoding alpha-2-macroglobulin family protein, with protein MRSIGIVQKSFIVLFLLSFMLIAGCIGQDEDVDYPPANEALSCEEGGTYSSEDEYLILVPKAFFSGGESSVTMSAFLDAAPVSRCFEYTLTSASGEVIPLVKAATSDSGNSVAKFDVPEVEEGSYTLTATPVGAESSFETTIQVVQNNPIFIETDKPIYKPGQTIHVRLLSLNNNLVPVVQNTTVEISDAKGVKIFKDDLTTNEYGVAYFDLPLASELNLGTWKIKATSGTSMSEVDIRVEKYVLPKFDLEASTEKSWFLVDDPITGTVSAQYFFGKDVEGDVEIKAMRYVGVWEEYATFSGSLEEGSVEFELPPTEYVAGTFGAGGQGSVMLNVTVTDTGGHSEETTELLTIAQNELVLQMIPESDSIKPGMPLQVLIVTKDPGGEPLEKDVSLVVSFLDDNYDWDEQKQIVSTENGVALVTLEVPEDALEMEISAVSEEVKVSDHLNSVYSPSASFLHLSQVSEGTPEVGESIVFKVYSTNKGTVFYDVFANGRTVYSATSDEAQISIPVTPQMSPTAKVVAYMINPNNEVSADSLPFDVQFSTQVDLSSGFDKEIVEPGENVSVELDAGTRSMIGLSIVDESVYALSEGRLNLKQVFDELEIRFMEPQVEAHPRYYWYQETASDVIDDAGLIVLASGGLDVPKGQAEVAEGGFVDRMFAMDDMEMVEEEVMMEAPAAAPMEPTDSGAGTPLAEPERVRQFFPETWIWMPDIMTDENGLASLDLNAPDSITTWRLHAVSSSPEGIGISEAGLTVFQDFFIDPDLPYAVIRGEEFPVQVQVYNYLDKPQEVQLTLSGADWFDLVGEDVVKVTVDANSVTHASFTIRPTEVGVQEVELTGQTTEKADAVRKTVIVEAEGVTREIVDNGILKEGSVELDTTLPEDIVPDSEKVLVSFTPSIVAQTISGVDDLLGMPYGCGEQNMMLFSTDVEVLRYLKATGQQNPEIEAKAQTYIITGYQRELTFQRSDGSFSAFGESDPEGSLWLSAFVLSQFSGARDITTIDENVLRDAADWIGSHQKVDGSWESVGFVIHQDMMGGVSGTYALTAYITLALDEYGYSTPEVMNGALGYLEDNLDAQDDPYTLAVGTLALEKLESERADEARAKLLAMAKEDENGMYWGYDDVVPEPYEYGGYGIYPVSSKNVETTAYATLALIEVNDPAASSSLKWIAAQRNSNGGFSSTQDTVMAFRALMTAAAVAGRDVNATITVTGDGEELKSLRVTSENYDVVNIIEVPEGTESVNMTLEGSGELNYQLVRKFNVILPEVIEHEEIELDVKYDSTDVAVDDIVNVDVRLKYNGMPGIRGVVESSGMMIVDIAVPTGFTPVSASLEELKEDGTITRYEIAGRKVVLYIDEMMVGEEMNFSLQMRAMFPVKAMVQESSAYSYYNPDVKAEAKGMDINVT; from the coding sequence ATGAGGTCCATCGGTATTGTACAAAAGTCATTCATTGTATTGTTCCTGCTGTCGTTTATGTTGATAGCAGGCTGTATAGGCCAGGATGAGGATGTGGATTATCCACCAGCCAACGAGGCTTTGTCCTGTGAAGAAGGAGGTACTTATTCCTCAGAGGATGAGTACCTTATACTTGTCCCGAAGGCATTTTTCTCAGGCGGGGAAAGTTCTGTGACCATGTCGGCTTTCCTTGATGCTGCTCCTGTAAGCAGGTGTTTTGAGTACACCCTTACGAGTGCTTCAGGTGAGGTAATTCCACTTGTAAAGGCTGCTACATCAGATTCTGGCAACTCGGTTGCTAAGTTCGATGTCCCGGAGGTAGAGGAGGGCAGTTACACACTTACTGCAACTCCGGTGGGTGCTGAATCCAGCTTCGAAACGACCATACAGGTCGTTCAGAACAATCCGATCTTCATAGAGACAGATAAGCCGATCTACAAGCCCGGGCAGACCATCCATGTGCGTCTTCTTTCCCTGAACAACAACCTTGTTCCTGTTGTCCAGAACACCACCGTGGAGATATCGGATGCCAAAGGCGTGAAGATTTTCAAGGATGATCTCACCACCAACGAATACGGTGTTGCATATTTTGATCTCCCATTGGCCTCCGAGCTTAACCTTGGTACCTGGAAAATAAAGGCAACATCCGGCACATCAATGTCAGAGGTTGACATCAGGGTGGAGAAATATGTGCTCCCGAAGTTCGATCTGGAAGCTTCCACCGAGAAGAGCTGGTTCCTTGTAGATGATCCTATTACAGGAACGGTCTCTGCACAGTATTTCTTTGGAAAGGACGTCGAAGGTGACGTTGAGATAAAGGCTATGAGATATGTGGGTGTCTGGGAGGAATATGCAACTTTTAGCGGCTCACTTGAGGAAGGTTCGGTCGAGTTCGAGCTTCCACCCACGGAGTATGTTGCAGGTACCTTTGGTGCCGGCGGACAGGGCAGTGTAATGCTCAACGTCACCGTAACAGACACCGGAGGGCACAGTGAGGAGACCACCGAACTGCTGACCATCGCACAGAACGAGCTTGTTCTCCAGATGATACCTGAGTCTGATTCCATCAAGCCAGGAATGCCGCTTCAGGTCCTAATAGTCACAAAGGATCCCGGAGGGGAACCGCTGGAGAAGGACGTAAGTCTTGTTGTGAGCTTCCTTGACGATAACTATGACTGGGACGAGCAGAAGCAGATCGTCAGTACTGAGAACGGTGTTGCTCTTGTCACACTTGAAGTACCTGAAGATGCCCTTGAGATGGAGATCTCTGCTGTCTCTGAAGAGGTCAAGGTATCCGATCATCTGAATTCCGTCTACTCCCCCAGTGCAAGCTTCCTGCATTTGAGCCAGGTAAGCGAAGGCACGCCTGAGGTTGGAGAAAGCATCGTCTTCAAGGTATATTCCACCAACAAGGGAACGGTGTTCTATGATGTGTTCGCAAACGGCAGGACTGTCTATTCAGCTACCAGCGATGAGGCACAGATTAGCATTCCGGTAACGCCGCAGATGAGTCCCACTGCAAAGGTTGTCGCATACATGATCAATCCGAACAATGAGGTTTCAGCCGACAGCCTGCCATTCGATGTGCAGTTCAGCACCCAGGTGGACCTGTCCTCAGGATTCGATAAGGAAATTGTGGAACCCGGTGAGAATGTGTCAGTGGAACTGGATGCAGGCACTCGGTCAATGATCGGCCTTTCCATAGTCGATGAATCGGTCTATGCACTGAGCGAGGGCAGGCTCAACCTGAAGCAGGTCTTCGATGAGCTTGAGATCAGGTTCATGGAACCGCAGGTCGAGGCACACCCGAGGTATTACTGGTATCAGGAGACTGCAAGCGATGTAATCGATGATGCAGGCCTGATAGTTCTGGCTTCCGGTGGTCTTGATGTTCCTAAAGGTCAGGCAGAAGTTGCTGAGGGTGGTTTTGTCGACCGCATGTTCGCAATGGACGACATGGAGATGGTCGAGGAAGAAGTTATGATGGAAGCTCCTGCAGCAGCACCTATGGAACCAACTGATTCAGGTGCAGGAACTCCACTTGCAGAGCCGGAAAGGGTACGCCAGTTCTTCCCTGAAACATGGATCTGGATGCCTGATATCATGACGGATGAGAACGGACTGGCATCCCTTGACCTGAACGCACCGGATTCCATCACCACCTGGAGGCTGCATGCAGTGTCCTCCAGTCCGGAAGGCATTGGAATTTCCGAAGCAGGCCTGACAGTATTCCAAGATTTCTTTATTGATCCTGACCTTCCTTACGCCGTAATTCGCGGGGAAGAGTTCCCTGTGCAGGTGCAGGTCTACAACTATCTTGACAAACCTCAGGAAGTCCAGCTGACACTTTCCGGTGCGGACTGGTTCGATCTGGTGGGAGAGGATGTTGTTAAGGTCACTGTGGACGCCAACAGTGTGACCCATGCAAGCTTTACCATCAGGCCTACTGAGGTAGGTGTTCAGGAGGTCGAACTGACCGGACAGACAACAGAGAAGGCCGATGCTGTCAGGAAGACAGTGATCGTTGAGGCAGAAGGTGTCACCAGAGAGATCGTGGACAATGGCATCCTCAAGGAGGGTTCCGTTGAACTGGATACCACGTTGCCTGAGGACATCGTGCCGGATTCCGAAAAGGTGCTGGTAAGCTTTACACCAAGCATTGTGGCACAGACCATCAGTGGTGTCGACGACCTTCTGGGCATGCCATACGGCTGTGGTGAGCAGAACATGATGCTGTTCTCAACCGATGTGGAAGTGCTGAGATATCTTAAGGCCACAGGACAGCAGAACCCGGAGATAGAGGCCAAGGCACAGACATACATAATTACCGGTTACCAGAGGGAACTGACCTTCCAGCGTTCCGATGGATCTTTCTCCGCATTCGGGGAAAGCGATCCTGAAGGCAGTCTGTGGTTGTCAGCATTTGTGCTCTCACAGTTCAGCGGTGCCAGGGATATCACGACCATAGACGAGAACGTCCTGAGGGATGCAGCAGATTGGATCGGCTCACACCAGAAGGTGGACGGCTCATGGGAGTCCGTGGGTTTTGTCATCCATCAGGACATGATGGGCGGTGTCAGCGGTACCTATGCTCTGACGGCATACATCACTCTCGCACTTGATGAGTACGGGTATTCCACTCCGGAGGTCATGAACGGTGCTCTGGGATACCTTGAGGATAATCTCGATGCTCAGGACGACCCGTACACTCTTGCGGTCGGAACTCTTGCACTTGAAAAGCTTGAGAGCGAGAGAGCAGACGAGGCAAGGGCTAAGCTGCTTGCAATGGCAAAAGAAGATGAGAACGGCATGTACTGGGGCTATGATGACGTGGTTCCGGAACCCTACGAGTATGGTGGCTATGGCATCTATCCTGTCTCAAGCAAGAACGTTGAGACCACAGCCTATGCAACACTTGCCCTGATAGAGGTAAATGACCCTGCAGCAAGCTCATCCCTTAAATGGATCGCAGCCCAGCGTAATTCCAATGGTGGCTTCTCAAGCACCCAGGATACCGTCATGGCATTCAGGGCACTGATGACAGCTGCAGCAGTCGCAGGAAGGGATGTGAATGCTACCATTACGGTCACAGGAGATGGTGAGGAACTCAAGAGCCTCAGGGTCACATCCGAGAACTACGATGTGGTTAACATCATCGAGGTTCCGGAAGGTACCGAAAGCGTCAACATGACCCTCGAGGGAAGCGGTGAGCTCAACTACCAGCTTGTGAGGAAGTTCAATGTGATCCTTCCGGAAGTCATCGAGCATGAGGAGATCGAGCTGGATGTGAAATACGATTCCACCGATGTAGCTGTGGATGACATCGTGAACGTCGATGTCCGTCTGAAGTACAACGGAATGCCGGGAATCCGGGGTGTTGTCGAGTCAAGTGGCATGATGATAGTGGATATTGCGGTGCCAACAGGTTTCACACCGGTTTCTGCAAGCCTTGAGGAGCTCAAGGAAGATGGCACCATCACGCGCTATGAGATCGCAGGCCGCAAGGTCGTCCTCTATATCGATGAGATGATGGTCGGGGAGGAGATGAACTTCTCACTGCAGATGAGAGCCATGTTCCCTGTCAAGGCAATGGTGCAGGAGAGCAGTGCTTACTCGTACTACAATCCGGATGTGAAGGCAGAGGCAAAGGGAATGGACATCAATGTGACATGA
- a CDS encoding flavodoxin family protein: MKVLGIVGSPRKNGTTDTVVQKVLEGVAENGAETETIYINDLNFKGCQGCGFCNVMPECKLKDEMTGVYTKIEEADGFVFGAPIYFLQFSGQMRLFLDRCYALVDADLNPRIPKGKKAMIVRSQGDSDKSSYESVSDEFADVLKTYFGMEIKDGLVVAGFDLPRDVMKDTELLENAKQAGLHLMD; encoded by the coding sequence ATGAAAGTATTGGGTATTGTAGGAAGTCCCCGTAAGAACGGGACCACGGACACGGTAGTGCAGAAAGTGCTTGAAGGAGTTGCAGAGAACGGTGCTGAGACGGAAACGATCTACATCAATGATCTGAACTTCAAGGGATGTCAGGGATGCGGTTTCTGTAATGTGATGCCTGAATGCAAGCTCAAGGATGAGATGACAGGGGTCTACACCAAGATAGAGGAAGCAGACGGTTTTGTATTCGGTGCCCCGATCTATTTCCTGCAATTTTCAGGCCAGATGAGGCTTTTCCTCGACCGCTGTTATGCACTTGTGGACGCTGACCTGAACCCGAGGATACCAAAAGGAAAGAAGGCTATGATCGTGAGGTCCCAGGGTGATTCGGATAAGTCATCCTATGAGAGCGTTTCCGATGAGTTCGCCGATGTCCTGAAGACCTACTTCGGAATGGAGATCAAGGACGGGCTGGTCGTTGCAGGATTTGATCTTCCCCGCGACGTCATGAAAGACACTGAACTTCTGGAAAATGCAAAGCAGGCTGGTCTTCATCTTATGGACTGA